Proteins encoded within one genomic window of Flavobacterium gilvum:
- a CDS encoding metallophosphoesterase family protein has protein sequence MNRRELLKNLGLTVGTAALCGTTSVVSATERSDKRKKVLRIAHITDVHIRPEENAPERFVKCLEEIKKHKVDFFLNGGDTIFAADYGNITRERVNELWKVWNETTKTISNFEMHSCLGNHDMWWAAPNKEDSMYGKQYVVNQLKIPNRYYSFDKKGWHFIILDSNNKDATLDDEQRRWLEKDLQSIAVGTPVICLSHYPILGVCTHIEGGNHSDSKYISDLFYKNKDKKISCFSGHIHLLDSAEYNGVHYYCNGAVSGYWWEPGDKDSAGKSYYKQTPPGYAIIDLFDDGTVHNQYFPHTY, from the coding sequence ATGAATAGGAGAGAACTTTTAAAAAATTTAGGGTTAACTGTAGGAACAGCGGCATTGTGCGGAACAACCTCTGTCGTTTCTGCGACAGAAAGAAGTGATAAGCGTAAAAAAGTTTTGCGCATCGCTCATATTACCGATGTGCACATTCGACCAGAAGAAAATGCACCCGAAAGATTTGTAAAATGTTTGGAGGAAATAAAGAAACACAAAGTTGATTTCTTTTTGAATGGGGGAGATACGATATTTGCGGCAGATTACGGGAATATTACTCGTGAGAGAGTAAATGAATTATGGAAGGTGTGGAATGAAACTACAAAAACGATAAGTAACTTTGAAATGCATAGTTGTTTGGGAAACCATGATATGTGGTGGGCGGCTCCAAATAAAGAGGATTCAATGTATGGTAAACAATATGTTGTAAACCAATTGAAAATTCCAAACCGTTATTACAGTTTTGACAAAAAAGGGTGGCATTTTATTATTTTGGACAGCAATAATAAAGACGCTACATTAGATGATGAGCAGCGCAGATGGTTGGAAAAAGATTTACAGAGCATCGCTGTAGGAACACCTGTTATTTGTTTAAGCCATTACCCTATCCTTGGAGTATGCACACATATTGAAGGCGGGAATCATAGTGATTCAAAATATATTAGTGATTTGTTTTACAAAAATAAAGACAAAAAAATCAGTTGTTTTAGTGGTCATATCCATTTATTGGACAGTGCTGAGTATAATGGGGTACATTATTATTGTAACGGAGCAGTAAGTGGTTATTGGTGGGAGCCAGGCGATAAGGATTCTGCAGGGAAATCATATTATAAGCAGACACCCCCAGGATATGCAATCATTGATTTGTTTGATGACGGAACTGTTCATAATCAATATTTCCCTCATACTTATTAA
- the istA gene encoding IS21 family transposase: protein MANKITDMSKIRKVIKFYCDGKSKLFISSYLSLSRNTVKKYISLFEVLGLNFEFIDKKTDAELELLFSQTTVESISPKLQTLHNYFPKMERELKKVGVTIQHMWEQYAAINPDGYRSSQFAHYYKVWSKQVNPVMHMNHKSGDKMYVDYAGKTLSIIDSDTGEIKEVQFFVAILGASQYTYAEASMSQQKEDFVTSVENAMRFFEGTPAAIVPDNLKSAVIKSSRFEPTINETLADLAEHYETTILPTRAYKPRDKSLVEGAVKILYRRIYVTLKETKFFSLEELNQQIWDLLDIHNNRKLTGRPYSRKELFVEDEKQKLRPLPQERFEIKYQSFATVMQNGHVQLSQDKNYYSVPYQYVKKKTKLLYTRSTVEIYYKYNRIAVHQRNYKPYVYTTTPEHLASSHQFVAQWSAARFIDWAGSIDESVGEYIMQIIESRNHPEQAYKSCLGILNFEKKVGKQRLINACKRALDFRIYNFKTIQNILENNLDRIDLEQEPEHELPNHGNIRGKQYYN, encoded by the coding sequence ATGGCAAACAAAATAACAGACATGAGTAAAATTAGAAAAGTAATTAAATTCTATTGTGATGGAAAAAGTAAGTTATTTATAAGTAGCTACTTATCCCTTTCTAGGAATACGGTAAAGAAGTATATTTCTTTATTTGAAGTTCTCGGATTAAACTTTGAATTTATTGATAAAAAAACAGATGCTGAACTAGAACTTTTGTTTTCACAGACTACTGTGGAATCAATTAGTCCCAAATTACAAACACTCCATAATTATTTTCCTAAAATGGAGCGTGAGCTAAAAAAAGTTGGCGTTACCATACAACATATGTGGGAACAATATGCTGCCATAAACCCTGATGGTTACAGGAGTTCTCAATTTGCTCATTATTACAAAGTATGGAGTAAACAAGTCAATCCAGTGATGCATATGAATCATAAATCCGGTGATAAAATGTATGTTGATTATGCTGGAAAAACACTATCCATTATTGATAGCGACACTGGAGAAATCAAAGAAGTACAATTCTTTGTGGCTATATTAGGGGCTAGTCAATACACCTATGCTGAAGCTTCTATGAGCCAGCAAAAGGAAGATTTTGTTACTTCTGTAGAAAATGCCATGCGCTTTTTTGAAGGCACTCCTGCAGCAATTGTTCCAGATAATTTAAAATCTGCAGTAATAAAAAGCAGTCGTTTTGAGCCAACAATTAATGAAACTTTAGCCGACTTAGCGGAACATTACGAAACTACAATCTTGCCAACTAGAGCTTATAAACCTAGAGATAAGTCATTAGTTGAAGGGGCTGTAAAGATATTATACAGAAGAATTTATGTAACACTAAAAGAAACCAAATTCTTTTCTCTAGAAGAATTAAACCAACAGATATGGGATTTATTAGACATTCATAATAATCGAAAACTAACAGGTCGTCCTTACTCACGAAAAGAATTGTTTGTAGAAGATGAGAAACAAAAACTGCGTCCACTACCACAAGAACGCTTTGAAATCAAATATCAATCCTTTGCAACGGTAATGCAAAATGGTCATGTCCAATTAAGTCAAGACAAAAATTATTACAGCGTTCCGTATCAATATGTAAAGAAAAAAACGAAACTCTTGTACACAAGATCAACCGTAGAGATCTATTATAAATACAATCGAATAGCGGTTCATCAGCGAAATTACAAACCTTATGTCTATACCACAACTCCAGAACATTTAGCCAGTTCACATCAGTTTGTAGCTCAGTGGAGTGCTGCTCGATTCATTGATTGGGCAGGTAGTATTGATGAGTCAGTAGGAGAATATATTATGCAGATAATCGAAAGCAGAAACCATCCTGAACAGGCTTATAAAAGTTGTTTAGGAATACTAAACTTTGAAAAAAAGGTTGGTAAGCAGCGATTAATAAATGCCTGTAAACGAGCGCTTGACTTTAGAATTTACAATTTTAAGACCATCCAAAATATTTTAGAAAACAACTTAGATCGTATTGATTTAGAACAGGAACCTGAGCATGAACTTCCGAACCACGGAAACATAAGAGGCAAACAGTATTATAATTAA
- a CDS encoding Gfo/Idh/MocA family protein → MLGWIGVSAQMIKTPTPKRPKGQTDVLRMACAPIPTVRVAFIGLGMRGPGAVERMTHIPGVEIVALCDMREEKTKSANKILEKAGFPKALEFFGDENAWRKVTALPNVDLVYIATDWKHHAQIGVQAMKDGKHVAIEVPSAMTLDEIWDLINTSEKTRKHCMQLENCVYDFFELTTLNMAQQGLFGEILHGEGAYIHNLEPYWKDYWNNWRLDYNKAHRGDIYATHGLGPVCLAMNIHRGDKLNYLVSMDTKVVGIPAFIKETTGEDLKDFKNGDHTMTMIRTENGKTIQIQHDVANPRPYNRMYQLTGTKGFANKYPVEGYALDSKAISSDIKANHENLTAHSFVSEDVKKALMEKYKHPIAVGIEEQAKKVGGHGGMDFIMDYRLIHCLQNGLPLDMDVYDLAEWCCLAQLTETSLNNNSAPVEIPDFTRGGWNKLKTVEFSK, encoded by the coding sequence ATGTTGGGATGGATAGGGGTTTCGGCACAAATGATAAAGACACCAACTCCAAAACGCCCGAAAGGACAAACTGATGTTTTACGCATGGCTTGTGCTCCAATACCAACGGTTCGTGTCGCATTCATCGGGTTGGGGATGAGAGGGCCAGGTGCTGTTGAGCGTATGACGCATATCCCAGGAGTTGAGATTGTTGCTCTTTGCGATATGCGTGAAGAAAAAACAAAATCGGCAAATAAAATATTAGAAAAAGCTGGGTTTCCAAAAGCTTTAGAATTTTTTGGTGATGAAAATGCTTGGCGCAAAGTAACCGCACTGCCAAATGTAGATCTTGTTTATATTGCTACCGACTGGAAACACCACGCTCAAATTGGCGTGCAGGCAATGAAAGACGGAAAGCATGTTGCTATCGAAGTGCCTTCTGCTATGACACTCGACGAGATTTGGGATTTGATCAATACTTCCGAAAAAACGAGAAAACATTGTATGCAATTAGAAAACTGTGTTTATGACTTTTTTGAGTTGACTACCTTGAATATGGCGCAACAAGGATTATTTGGCGAAATTCTTCATGGAGAAGGAGCTTATATTCACAACTTGGAACCTTATTGGAAAGACTATTGGAACAACTGGCGTTTGGATTATAACAAAGCGCATCGTGGAGATATTTATGCTACACACGGTTTGGGACCTGTTTGTTTAGCAATGAATATTCACCGTGGGGACAAACTGAATTATTTGGTTTCCATGGATACCAAAGTTGTTGGAATTCCTGCTTTTATAAAAGAAACAACAGGTGAGGATCTAAAAGATTTCAAAAATGGAGATCACACCATGACTATGATTCGCACTGAAAACGGAAAGACAATTCAAATTCAGCATGATGTTGCCAATCCGCGTCCGTACAACCGTATGTACCAACTTACTGGAACTAAAGGTTTTGCCAATAAATATCCTGTAGAAGGATATGCATTGGATTCAAAAGCGATTAGCTCTGATATTAAGGCAAATCACGAAAACTTGACAGCTCACAGTTTTGTTTCTGAAGATGTCAAAAAGGCTTTAATGGAAAAATATAAGCATCCAATAGCGGTTGGAATAGAGGAGCAAGCTAAGAAAGTAGGAGGTCACGGCGGTATGGATTTTATAATGGATTACCGTTTGATTCATTGTCTTCAAAATGGACTTCCATTGGATATGGATGTTTATGATTTGGCAGAATGGTGTTGTTTGGCTCAATTAACAGAAACTTCCCTTAACAATAATTCTGCTCCAGTAGAAATTCCAGATTTTACTCGTGGCGGTTGGAATAAATTAAAAACTGTAGAATTTTCCAAATAA
- the kduI gene encoding 5-dehydro-4-deoxy-D-glucuronate isomerase, protein MIKYSSRYASSPQAVKQYDTKQLREEFLIDDLMQEGEITLVYSHYDRYIAGSATPVTPLTLETIDPLKSSYFLERREMGIINVGGNGSVVVDGTEYQLGFKDALYIGSGNKEVIFKSDDSKNPAKFYINSAPAHKSFPNQKVSLAEANKLQLGTMETANHRTVNQMIIGGIVTTCQLQMGMTELKPGSVWNTMPAHVHDRRMEVYFYLDIPENQAVCHFMGEPQETRHIWMNNHQAVISPPWSIHSGAGTSNYTFIWGMAGENLDYADMDVCKITDLK, encoded by the coding sequence ATGATAAAATATAGTTCAAGATATGCTTCAAGCCCACAGGCAGTAAAACAATATGATACGAAACAATTAAGAGAAGAATTCTTAATTGATGATTTGATGCAAGAAGGGGAGATTACGCTTGTTTACTCTCACTATGACCGATATATTGCAGGATCAGCTACACCTGTAACTCCTTTGACACTTGAAACTATTGACCCTTTGAAATCTTCTTATTTTTTAGAAAGAAGAGAAATGGGAATTATCAACGTTGGAGGAAACGGTTCTGTTGTAGTTGATGGAACAGAATACCAATTAGGTTTCAAAGACGCTTTATACATCGGAAGTGGAAATAAAGAAGTTATCTTTAAAAGTGACGACTCAAAAAATCCAGCCAAATTTTATATAAATTCTGCACCAGCTCACAAAAGTTTTCCAAACCAAAAAGTAAGTTTGGCTGAAGCCAATAAACTGCAATTGGGAACAATGGAAACAGCTAATCACCGTACCGTAAATCAAATGATTATTGGTGGAATTGTTACAACCTGTCAATTGCAAATGGGAATGACGGAGTTAAAGCCGGGAAGCGTTTGGAATACAATGCCAGCGCACGTTCATGATCGAAGAATGGAGGTATATTTCTATTTGGATATTCCTGAAAATCAAGCTGTTTGTCACTTTATGGGCGAACCACAGGAGACAAGACACATTTGGATGAATAATCATCAAGCGGTTATTTCTCCACCATGGTCTATTCACTCGGGGGCAGGAACCAGTAATTATACTTTTATTTGGGGAATGGCCGGAGAAAATTTAGATTATGCCGATATGGATGTTTGCAAAATAACTGATTTAAAATAA
- a CDS encoding LacI family DNA-binding transcriptional regulator yields MKNSKVTIHHIAKELNIDSSTVSRALSDNSRVKQETKDIVNAKAIELGYQRNLLASNLRSKKTNTIGVIVPRISRYFFSSAIAGIEETAYDEGYSVIICQSLDYFEREKKIVQSLSANRVDGILMSISMETKDDESLQFLKKTDTPHVLFDRHLNIPGYSSVVIDDFQGGFDATEHLILQGCKNIAHFSGPQGLEIYKNRFLGYEAALKKHNIPLKNELIISSKLMEADGIENAKKLLSLNVPIDGIFSSNDTAAISALQYLKEKGIKIPQEIAIVGFSNEPISSVIDPSLTTIDQPGFEMGKIAMNLLLSRIKNKNEPKEAETIVLKTALLKRNSSKRIG; encoded by the coding sequence ATGAAGAACAGTAAAGTTACAATCCACCATATTGCAAAGGAATTGAATATTGACAGTTCTACCGTTTCAAGGGCATTAAGCGATAATAGCAGAGTCAAACAGGAAACAAAAGACATTGTAAATGCCAAAGCGATTGAACTTGGATACCAAAGAAATTTATTGGCCTCAAATCTTCGCAGCAAAAAAACAAATACAATTGGAGTTATCGTCCCTAGAATCTCACGTTATTTCTTTTCTTCGGCAATCGCCGGAATTGAAGAAACTGCCTATGATGAAGGGTATAGCGTTATTATATGTCAGTCTCTGGATTATTTTGAGAGAGAAAAAAAAATAGTTCAATCACTATCTGCAAACCGAGTTGACGGCATTTTGATGTCGATTTCAATGGAAACCAAAGATGACGAATCTTTACAGTTTTTAAAAAAAACAGACACGCCGCATGTTCTCTTCGACAGACATTTGAATATTCCCGGATATAGCAGTGTCGTTATTGACGATTTTCAGGGAGGATTTGACGCTACAGAACATTTAATTTTGCAAGGATGCAAAAACATTGCTCATTTTTCGGGTCCACAAGGGCTGGAAATTTACAAAAACAGGTTCCTAGGTTATGAAGCCGCTTTGAAGAAACATAATATTCCCTTAAAAAATGAATTGATTATTTCTTCCAAATTGATGGAAGCTGATGGTATAGAAAACGCCAAAAAGTTGCTTTCCCTGAATGTTCCAATAGACGGGATTTTCTCTTCAAATGATACCGCTGCCATCAGTGCCTTACAATATTTGAAAGAAAAAGGAATAAAAATTCCGCAAGAAATAGCCATTGTAGGATTTAGTAACGAACCTATTTCATCGGTTATAGATCCGTCATTGACCACAATTGATCAGCCGGGATTCGAAATGGGAAAAATTGCAATGAATTTACTTCTTTCCCGAATTAAAAATAAAAATGAACCTAAGGAAGCTGAAACCATAGTTTTGAAAACCGCCCTTTTAAAAAGAAATTCTTCAAAAAGAATAGGATAA
- a CDS encoding gluconate 5-dehydrogenase, whose product MSINLFDLTGKTALVTGGVHGLGMSMAKGLGHAGAKIVVNDRSSNEAVDNAVAEYKSVGIDAYGYIFDVTDEAAVIANIKKIEAEVGPIDILINNAGIIKRTPIIDMEVEDFAAVINVDLISPFIVSKNVAKGMIERGGGKIINICSMMSELGRQDVSAYAAAKGGLKMLTKNMATEWAKFNIQTNGIGPGYFATSQTAPIRVDGHPFNEFIISRTPANRWGDPEDLQGAAIFLSSKASDFVNGHILYVDGGILATIGKPSNES is encoded by the coding sequence ATGTCAATAAATTTATTTGATTTAACAGGTAAAACAGCCTTAGTTACAGGAGGTGTTCATGGTTTAGGAATGTCAATGGCCAAAGGTCTTGGTCACGCTGGAGCAAAAATTGTAGTAAACGACCGTTCTTCGAATGAAGCAGTAGATAATGCAGTTGCAGAATACAAATCGGTGGGGATTGATGCCTACGGATATATTTTTGATGTAACCGATGAAGCTGCCGTAATTGCAAATATCAAAAAAATTGAAGCTGAAGTTGGTCCAATTGATATTTTAATAAACAACGCAGGAATTATCAAAAGAACTCCCATTATTGACATGGAAGTAGAAGATTTTGCTGCTGTAATCAATGTAGATTTAATCAGTCCATTTATCGTTTCAAAAAATGTTGCCAAAGGAATGATTGAAAGAGGAGGAGGAAAAATCATCAACATTTGTTCGATGATGAGTGAATTGGGACGACAAGATGTAAGTGCTTACGCTGCCGCAAAAGGTGGTTTGAAAATGTTGACCAAAAATATGGCGACAGAATGGGCAAAATTTAATATTCAAACAAATGGTATTGGTCCTGGTTACTTTGCAACGAGTCAAACGGCTCCAATTCGAGTAGATGGACATCCATTCAATGAATTTATCATAAGTAGAACTCCAGCAAACCGTTGGGGAGATCCAGAAGATTTACAAGGAGCTGCCATCTTCTTGTCTTCAAAAGCAAGTGATTTTGTAAATGGACATATTTTATATGTTGATGGAGGAATTCTTGCTACTATTGGAAAACCTTCTAACGAAAGTTAA